A genome region from Nocardia sp. NBC_00565 includes the following:
- a CDS encoding MASE1 domain-containing protein — MGRPGRRTALILWIAAIAVAYFATGQVGLRMALVGGQVTALWPPTGIGVACLLLLGLRAWPGIALGAFAVNILLGPTLPAVLIIAAGNTAAPIIAYLLLQRAGFQRDFDRIKDALALVFLGALTGMLVSSTVGSLTLFVSGRLAARDLTQIWAVWWTGDAMGVLTVTPLILLMTAGKPKKVKPVRAVEATALITGTLLVVLVATTVSTNLLFLVFPFVIWAAMRFHLAGAIPCAFIASAATTYAASRDFPAFADLDLTTKMIALQAFNGSIALTALLHATITAQRDRARRAVDEVCVQLLESVAVLNRDRTLENLTDLERRLHGLGDQSP; from the coding sequence GTGGGTCGTCCCGGCAGGCGCACCGCTCTGATCCTCTGGATCGCCGCTATCGCGGTCGCGTACTTCGCGACCGGACAGGTCGGATTGCGGATGGCATTGGTGGGCGGGCAGGTTACCGCGCTATGGCCGCCGACCGGGATCGGCGTGGCCTGCCTGTTGTTGCTGGGACTGCGCGCTTGGCCGGGTATCGCACTGGGGGCCTTCGCGGTGAATATCTTGCTGGGGCCGACGCTGCCCGCCGTGCTGATCATCGCCGCCGGGAACACAGCGGCACCGATCATTGCTTATCTGCTGCTACAACGGGCCGGGTTCCAACGGGATTTCGACCGGATCAAAGACGCGCTGGCGCTGGTATTTCTCGGGGCCTTGACCGGGATGTTGGTCAGCTCGACGGTCGGTAGCCTGACGCTGTTCGTCAGCGGCAGACTCGCGGCGCGTGATCTGACCCAAATATGGGCGGTGTGGTGGACCGGAGACGCGATGGGCGTGCTGACGGTCACTCCCTTGATATTGCTGATGACGGCCGGAAAACCGAAGAAGGTCAAGCCCGTACGCGCAGTGGAGGCCACGGCGCTGATAACGGGCACGTTGCTGGTCGTACTGGTCGCCACCACCGTGTCGACGAATCTGTTGTTCCTGGTCTTCCCGTTCGTCATCTGGGCCGCGATGCGTTTTCACCTGGCGGGCGCGATACCGTGCGCCTTCATCGCCTCCGCAGCCACCACCTATGCGGCATCTCGCGATTTCCCCGCCTTCGCGGACCTCGACCTGACGACGAAAATGATTGCGCTGCAGGCATTCAATGGATCGATCGCGCTCACCGCATTGCTGCACGCGACCATCACCGCGCAGCGCGATCGCGCCCGGCGCGCGGTAGACGAGGTCTGTGTCCAGCTCCTCGAATCGGTCGCCGTGCTCAACCGCGATCGCACACTGGAGAACCTGACCGATCTCGAACGCAGGCTGCACGGCCTCGGTGACCAAAGTCCCTGA
- a CDS encoding aldo/keto reductase encodes MIATRKLGQLTVGAQGLGCMGMSGAYGVRDNDDESIATIHRALELGVTLLDTANVYGPETNERLVGRAIADRRDQVVLATKFGIVWGEDGSLGARGNAAYVEQSCDASLARLGVDHIDLYYQHRVDPNVPVEETWGALSELVAAGKVRYLGISEASAATIRRAHAVHPVTALQSEWSLWTRDIEAEVLATCRELGIGIVPFSPLGRGFLTGAITSTADLPADDMRRTLPRFADGNFDRNLAIVAALRELAAEKGITAGQLALAWVQSRGDDVVPIPGTKRRTYLEENVAATEITLTADDLARIDAAAPATAFAGSRYPEALAKAAGR; translated from the coding sequence ATGATCGCGACCAGGAAGCTGGGACAGTTGACCGTGGGTGCACAGGGTCTGGGCTGTATGGGCATGAGCGGGGCCTACGGTGTGCGCGATAACGACGACGAATCCATTGCCACCATCCATCGCGCGCTGGAACTGGGCGTGACGCTGCTGGACACCGCCAATGTCTACGGTCCGGAGACCAATGAGCGCCTGGTCGGCCGGGCCATCGCCGACCGCCGCGATCAGGTGGTGCTGGCGACCAAGTTCGGCATCGTATGGGGCGAGGACGGATCCCTCGGCGCGCGTGGCAACGCCGCCTATGTAGAGCAGAGCTGCGACGCGTCGCTGGCCCGGCTCGGCGTCGACCATATCGACCTGTACTACCAGCACCGCGTGGACCCGAACGTCCCGGTCGAGGAGACCTGGGGCGCACTCTCGGAATTGGTGGCCGCGGGCAAGGTGCGCTATCTCGGCATCTCGGAGGCGTCGGCCGCGACCATCCGGCGCGCGCATGCGGTGCACCCGGTGACCGCGTTGCAGAGCGAATGGTCGCTGTGGACAAGGGATATCGAGGCCGAGGTGCTGGCGACCTGTCGTGAGTTGGGGATCGGTATCGTGCCCTTCTCGCCGCTCGGGCGCGGCTTCCTGACCGGCGCGATCACCTCCACCGCGGACCTGCCCGCCGACGATATGCGCCGCACGCTTCCGCGATTCGCCGACGGCAACTTCGACCGCAACCTCGCCATCGTCGCGGCGCTGCGCGAGCTGGCCGCTGAAAAGGGCATCACCGCAGGACAATTGGCCCTGGCCTGGGTGCAGAGCCGCGGTGACGATGTGGTTCCCATCCCGGGTACCAAGCGCCGCACCTACCTCGAGGAGAACGTCGCCGCCACCGAGATCACCTTGACCGCCGACGATCTCGCCCGCATCGACGCGGCCGCTCCCGCCACCGCCTTCGCCGGCTCGCGCTACCCGGAGGCGCTCGCCAAGGCCGCGGGCCGCTGA
- a CDS encoding FAD-dependent oxidoreductase yields the protein MPEVHTDVLVIGGGMAGLTAAARSLHRGNSVIVVEKATAVGGSAQFAGYAWTAPSHPIMDEVNPRGDIELRRALVDGFGPGITWIRSLGVECADAVTVLRYGSGHQFDTNRYIDECRRRIRAGGELLTETDTRALLTEDGAVVGARVRLPDGTEREIRAGATILATGGFQANPELVDKYIHPAASAMQLRSNPTSVGDGLRLAEEVGAATGMERSGFYGHLIPTGVEFRDPSDFVALSLYYSEHALLFNLHNRRFTDETVGDHLTTMELLDQPEARGLLVADERVYRDWITGSYVEGADALDKFDLAQRRCGRCGIAENLDDFAYLPTEWGYDGVDIAEQIRAVNAAGSAARPPRAYDARPLDHGPYYVIEVCPALTFPFHGIRIDRDGRVLAASGATIDGLFAAGADIGGLYDRAYTGGIAAALVFGLAAADRAAADRAIAAT from the coding sequence ACCGCGGCGGCACGATCACTGCATCGAGGCAATTCCGTGATCGTCGTCGAAAAGGCAACCGCAGTAGGCGGATCCGCCCAATTCGCGGGATATGCCTGGACCGCCCCCTCCCACCCGATCATGGACGAGGTCAACCCCCGCGGCGATATCGAGCTGCGCCGCGCACTCGTCGACGGGTTCGGGCCTGGTATCACCTGGATCCGGTCGCTCGGCGTCGAATGCGCCGACGCGGTTACCGTCCTGCGCTACGGTTCCGGTCACCAATTCGACACCAACCGGTACATCGACGAATGCCGCCGACGGATCCGCGCCGGGGGCGAGCTGCTCACCGAGACCGACACTCGAGCCCTGCTCACCGAAGACGGTGCCGTCGTCGGCGCTCGGGTGCGACTTCCGGACGGCACCGAACGCGAGATTCGCGCTGGCGCAACGATACTCGCGACTGGTGGGTTCCAGGCGAATCCGGAGCTGGTCGATAAGTACATCCATCCCGCTGCGAGCGCGATGCAGTTGCGGTCCAATCCGACCAGCGTCGGCGACGGACTTCGGCTTGCCGAGGAGGTCGGGGCCGCGACGGGCATGGAACGCTCCGGTTTCTACGGCCACCTCATTCCCACCGGGGTAGAGTTCCGCGATCCGTCCGACTTCGTCGCGCTGTCGTTGTATTACAGCGAGCACGCCCTGCTGTTCAACCTCCACAACCGCCGGTTCACCGACGAAACCGTCGGCGACCACCTGACCACTATGGAACTGCTGGACCAACCGGAGGCCCGCGGATTGCTCGTCGCCGACGAGCGGGTCTACCGCGACTGGATCACCGGAAGTTACGTCGAAGGTGCGGACGCGCTCGACAAATTCGATCTGGCACAACGCCGGTGCGGGCGCTGCGGGATCGCCGAAAACCTCGACGACTTCGCATATCTGCCCACCGAGTGGGGCTACGACGGCGTCGACATCGCTGAGCAGATCCGCGCCGTCAACGCCGCCGGTTCAGCCGCGCGGCCCCCGCGCGCCTACGACGCGCGACCGCTCGACCATGGCCCGTATTACGTCATCGAGGTGTGCCCCGCCCTGACATTTCCGTTCCACGGCATCCGCATCGACCGGGATGGCAGAGTCCTTGCCGCAAGCGGTGCAACCATCGATGGACTCTTCGCGGCGGGCGCCGATATCGGCGGTCTCTACGACCGCGCGTACACCGGCGGCATCGCGGCCGCACTCGTATTCGGACTTGCCGCGGCCGACCGAGCGGCCGCCGACCGTGCCATCGCGGCGACCTGA
- a CDS encoding cytochrome P450 produces MTQTTSLSETPDRDLGGCPVMHRDFAPAQAAGHHWELADELRETSPVFFNTFAQGYWVFTRHDAVRDIYKLPEVFSSESITPWEPDPIYRFVPTQIDAPDHIKYRKIVNAWFSPHAIDEAEQTMRDRCRRLVEEVAPTGASNFVGEFALRFPTEAFLSVIGIDPSDADLFVPWVEDFFGGFSGDPAGLEPMGKALEGIRGYWVAALAERRADPVPRQGDLATHLLHSTFDDRPLTDAEMLDMLTVLVLAGLDTTRGTLGYLFRHLATHPEHRRQLIEQPELIPSAVEEVLRLYTIVFGDGRKVTRDIEFHGVQLKRGDMVYALVSGANRDPRAYDQADEFVIDRQRNQHMGFANGPHRCLGSHLARRELRIAVEEWLRVIPDFHIAGEAELTERGGGAMMTLTRLPLAWAVQS; encoded by the coding sequence ATGACGCAGACCACAAGCCTTTCCGAGACACCCGATCGAGACCTGGGTGGCTGCCCGGTCATGCATCGCGACTTCGCGCCCGCGCAGGCGGCCGGCCACCATTGGGAGTTGGCGGACGAACTGCGCGAGACGAGCCCGGTCTTCTTCAATACCTTCGCCCAGGGCTACTGGGTGTTCACCCGCCATGACGCGGTCCGCGACATCTACAAATTGCCGGAGGTGTTCTCGAGCGAGTCGATCACACCCTGGGAGCCGGACCCGATCTACCGCTTCGTCCCGACGCAGATCGACGCGCCCGACCACATCAAGTACCGCAAGATCGTCAACGCGTGGTTCTCGCCGCACGCGATCGACGAGGCGGAACAGACGATGCGCGACCGGTGCCGCAGACTCGTCGAGGAGGTGGCTCCCACCGGCGCATCCAACTTCGTCGGCGAGTTCGCCCTGCGCTTTCCCACCGAGGCCTTCCTCAGCGTGATCGGCATCGATCCTTCCGACGCGGACCTCTTCGTGCCGTGGGTCGAGGACTTCTTCGGCGGGTTCAGCGGTGACCCCGCCGGTCTGGAGCCGATGGGGAAGGCACTCGAGGGTATCCGCGGGTACTGGGTCGCCGCCCTGGCGGAGCGACGGGCCGATCCGGTGCCTCGCCAAGGCGATCTCGCGACGCACCTACTGCATTCGACCTTCGACGATCGTCCGCTCACCGACGCCGAGATGCTCGACATGCTCACGGTGCTCGTGCTGGCCGGGCTCGATACGACCCGCGGCACGCTCGGCTACCTGTTCCGCCACCTCGCCACGCACCCTGAACATCGCAGGCAGCTGATCGAACAGCCGGAGCTGATCCCGTCCGCGGTGGAGGAGGTGCTGCGTTTGTACACCATCGTCTTCGGCGACGGCCGAAAGGTGACTCGCGACATCGAGTTTCACGGTGTTCAGCTGAAGCGGGGCGATATGGTCTATGCGCTCGTCTCCGGCGCGAACCGAGATCCGCGCGCGTACGACCAGGCCGACGAGTTCGTCATCGATCGCCAGCGCAATCAACATATGGGCTTCGCGAACGGCCCGCACCGGTGCCTCGGCTCCCATCTCGCGCGGCGCGAGCTGCGGATCGCGGTCGAGGAGTGGTTGCGGGTGATCCCGGACTTCCACATCGCGGGCGAGGCAGAGCTGACCGAGCGCGGCGGCGGCGCGATGATGACGCTGACCCGGCTTCCACTGGCCTGGGCGGTGCAGTCGTGA
- a CDS encoding ferredoxin, with translation MRITVDGASCTGHGRCYSMAPDLLTCDDEGFVAMRDQPIEVPADQTEAAADAAGTCPEGAITLGA, from the coding sequence GTGAGAATCACGGTCGACGGCGCGAGCTGCACCGGGCACGGCCGCTGCTATTCGATGGCTCCGGACTTGCTCACCTGCGATGACGAGGGCTTCGTCGCGATGCGGGATCAGCCGATCGAGGTGCCCGCCGATCAGACCGAGGCCGCGGCCGACGCGGCCGGGACCTGCCCCGAAGGGGCCATCACGCTGGGTGCGTAG
- a CDS encoding GMC family oxidoreductase: MARRIVVVGAGSGGCVMAARLSEDENNNVVLVEAGPDYPTLDDLHEHVKDAFTFGFTTHDWGYVSEDHIPGSANAPTFAIVEQGVLPVLRGKVMGGSSAVNATNALRPTPRDFEQWVGLGLDKWSWDEVLPYLKRLERDPVGGPLHGVDGPVPIKRWSEGDGLRPFMAAFVESAASLGYRVVDDLNGASQLGVGPVPMNQQDGIRQSTAVTYLAAARGRKNLTVRGGADVDRLEIVDGRPRAVVLADGERIDADLVVLCAGSIGTPSILMRSGIGPAEVLEQLDIPVEVPLAGVGRNLRDHPLVYMTYTGDAEAIGELLPPLQVVLTTSAAGPDGSAEIDLHMIPFTLEPGSILVAVGLVRPYSIGSTEIRSADPGTAPRILLNLLHHPDDLRRLVRGVELTRQVMNSGPLAKYVGEELWPGPSAATTGQLTQAVLEAKNTYAHAVGTAAMGEAGSPWAVVGQDCKVHGLDALYIADASVMPTIVGVPTNTTTMMIAERCADFIKDIFR, encoded by the coding sequence ATGGCAAGACGCATAGTGGTGGTCGGCGCAGGCTCCGGCGGTTGTGTCATGGCCGCCCGGCTATCCGAGGACGAGAACAATAACGTAGTGCTCGTCGAGGCCGGGCCCGACTATCCGACACTCGACGACCTGCACGAGCATGTGAAGGATGCCTTTACCTTCGGGTTCACCACACACGACTGGGGCTATGTCTCGGAGGACCACATCCCCGGTTCTGCCAATGCGCCGACCTTCGCCATCGTCGAGCAGGGCGTCCTTCCGGTACTTCGCGGCAAAGTGATGGGTGGCTCGTCCGCGGTCAACGCCACGAACGCGCTGCGCCCGACCCCGCGCGATTTCGAACAGTGGGTAGGCCTCGGCTTGGACAAATGGTCCTGGGACGAGGTCCTGCCGTATCTGAAGCGACTCGAGCGCGATCCGGTCGGCGGTCCACTGCACGGCGTCGACGGACCTGTCCCGATAAAACGATGGAGCGAAGGCGACGGTCTGCGCCCGTTCATGGCGGCCTTTGTCGAATCGGCCGCCAGCCTGGGTTACCGGGTGGTCGACGATCTCAACGGTGCAAGCCAGCTCGGCGTCGGCCCGGTCCCGATGAACCAGCAGGACGGAATCAGACAGAGCACCGCGGTGACTTATCTCGCGGCCGCTCGCGGCCGCAAGAATCTCACGGTACGTGGCGGCGCCGATGTCGACCGGCTCGAGATCGTGGACGGCCGACCACGTGCGGTCGTGCTCGCCGACGGCGAACGCATCGACGCGGATCTGGTGGTGTTGTGCGCGGGATCGATCGGCACCCCGTCGATCCTGATGCGATCCGGAATCGGACCCGCGGAGGTGCTCGAGCAGTTGGACATCCCGGTCGAGGTGCCGCTGGCAGGCGTCGGGCGCAATCTCCGCGATCATCCCCTGGTGTACATGACCTATACCGGTGATGCGGAGGCCATCGGTGAACTCCTGCCACCGCTGCAGGTCGTGCTGACGACCAGCGCGGCGGGGCCGGACGGTTCGGCGGAGATCGACCTGCACATGATCCCGTTCACCCTCGAGCCCGGCTCGATTCTCGTCGCGGTCGGTCTCGTTCGTCCGTACTCGATCGGCTCCACCGAGATCAGATCCGCCGATCCCGGCACCGCCCCGCGGATTCTGCTGAATCTCCTGCATCATCCCGACGATCTGCGCCGCCTGGTGCGCGGCGTCGAACTCACGCGGCAGGTGATGAACTCCGGACCGCTCGCGAAATACGTCGGCGAAGAGTTGTGGCCCGGGCCGTCGGCAGCCACGACCGGTCAACTCACCCAGGCGGTCTTGGAAGCCAAGAACACTTATGCGCATGCGGTGGGCACCGCGGCCATGGGTGAGGCGGGCAGCCCGTGGGCGGTGGTCGGACAGGACTGCAAGGTGCACGGCCTCGATGCGCTGTACATCGCCGACGCGTCGGTGATGCCGACCATCGTCGGTGTGCCGACCAATACCACCACGATGATGATCGCCGAAAGGTGCGCGGACTTCATCAAGGACATATTCAGGTAG